The genomic stretch GATGCACAAAAATTATTGGGAGTAGAAGTCATATCACAATATCATGGTAGAGAGGCCGCATTAACAGCACAAAAAACAGCCTTAGAAATTATTAGCAATCAAAATCTAGCGAATGCGGAAGCAGTACCAGAATTTTCTCTTGATAATGTGGAATTTCCCGCCAAATTATTCTATATTCTCAATGTTAGTGGTTTAGTTAATAGTAGTGGCGATGGTAGAAGACAAATTCAAGGTGGTAGTGTTCGATTAGATGGCGATCGAGTTACAGATCCTAATTATACTATTGAATATTCATCGGAATTAACAAATAAAATTTTACAAGTAGGCAAGAAAAAATTTATCAGGCTAACTTGATTAATAATTGATAGTTGACAATTGATCCATTCAAGGTTTAAATCCTCCCCTTTTTAAGGGAAAAAGATCAAAGTTTTACCTTTGACAATTCAATCAAGAGCAAATTCTAGGTTCGAGAGTTTTGTCAACTGCACATTGTACATTGTTTATTGTCCATTGTTAAAAACAACTTTAGGCTTAATTAATTGTCCTTTTTCATCAATTGTTAATTCACTGATGCCGATAAACTCTGAAAGATGATTATAACTTCGATAAAATTGGTTTAAAGTTTCTTCTTCTAAGAGTATTTTTTGTCCTTGATTCCACCGTTTACTTTCTTCTTCTTCCAAATAAATACAAGGTAAATTTTGTAAGGGATTATCGAGATTTATTAAAGTAAAACGATTAGCTTTTTTTGCTTCTATAATATGATCAAAACTATAGCTATTTTCTAAGCTCATACCACAGCTAAGAGTTCTATTTAGAAGGGCTAAAGTTCCACCTAAACCAATTTTTTCTCCTAAGTCTCGTGCGATCGATCTTATGTAAGTACCTCCACCACAAAAAATATGTAAATCTAATTCTGGAAACTCTCCATCCTGCCAATTTAAAACCTCAATATTACTGACTGTTACTTGTCTTTTAGGTACATCTATTATTTCTCCTTTTCTAGCTAATTCATATAGCTTTTTACCATCTTTTTTAATAGCACTATAAGCAGGAGGAAATTGCTCTATTTCTCCGATAAAATCTTTTAAATAAGGTGTTATTTTTTCTAAAGTTAAGTCAAATGCAGAATTTTTACTAATTATATCCCCTTCTAAATCATCTGTTGTGGTAACAATACCAAACCTAATTTTTGCCTGATAAGCCTTGTCTGTGGGTAAAAACTGTAATAAACGGGTAGCTTTACCGATGGCGATCGGTAACACACCTGTAGCTAAAGGATCTAAAGTACCACCATGACCAATTTTTTTTGTATTTAGAATTTTTCTCAATTTGGCAACACAATCATGAGAAGTAAAATTTTGTGGTTTATTAAGGTTAAGAAAACCATCCATTTAATTAATAATTATTTATATTATAAAATACTGAAACTATGGAAATTTAACTATAAATTATTATGGCAAAATTTAATATATATTCTGCTTTAAAAATAATAACTTAGTCCTTTCTTTAGAGTTATATTTATGACTTTTTTTGTTATCTTATAAGTGAGTAATGAAAGACTAATAACAGGATGTTAAATATCATTATCTCGTTTTTTTGAGTATATTTTGTACTCATCAAAATAAGCAATCCGAAGACTATAAAATAATAATAAAATCGTTGCTATAATAATCAGAATAGCCCAAAACCAATGGGGTAAGAATAATTGTTTTGCAATTTGTCCTGTATCCGAAGTCATGTATCGCCCATTAATTACTGCATTATTCATAAATAAATAACCAATTTGATGATAGCAACTAATAATCGCTTGAACTCCTAAAAATTGAATGGCAAAACCTTGTACTTCTTTATCTGTTTTATAACTTAGATAAATAATTCCTAATCCCCAAAGAGTTATCGCTATTATACCAAAGAAAGACCTTACCCATAAAAGTACTGAAATAAGTAAAAAACAACCTAAAAACATTAAAGTATAATGGGCAGTTTTATAGCGACGACTTGAAATAATAAATAGTGAACCTGCGATCGCAGGGCCTAAAAGTCCTCCGGCTGAAACTAATGCTCGTCCGATTCTTCCTAAAAACAAATGTCCTGAATGATAAGCTACTCCAGATCCATTACTAAATAATACTAATTTCTGAAAATTACCTCCTAATAACATGGCAGTAAGTCCATGTCCCATCTCATGAAACCAAGTTGCTAAAATACTGAAAGGATATAGTATGTAATTTCCCCAAGAAAATTGCCATAAAACTATCGTGGTTACTGTTGCCGCTATCAACCACGAAATCCCCATTTTTTCTTTTGAAAAAGTAGTTTGAGGGAGTGAAGAAAGATCTCTATTATTCATTTTCAGTATAAATAAAAATAATCTGAACCATTATTTTCATTGTAACTATATTATTTTTGAGATACACTAACAATAAAAACAAAAAAAGCTAATGAATTAATCGAGGATCGAGTAAAGTGGCTTTATCTGGTTCTCTTTTAAACCAAGGGGCTGTTTTTTTACAAATCTCTACTAACATTAACATAACTGGCACTTCAATTAAAACTCCCACGACTGTAGCTAATGCAACCCCAGAATTTAACCCGAATAACATTACAGCAGTGGCGATCGCCACTTCAAAATGATTACTAGCCCCAATTAATGCCGCAGGTGCAGAATCTTCATAGGATAAATTAAGTTTTAAAGCGATAACATAGCTAATTAAAAAGATAAAATTAGTTTGAATAAATAGAGGAATTGCTATTAATAAAATATGCAAAGGATTATTAACAATTAGTTCTCCTTTAAAAGCAAATAAAAGGATTAAAGTTAATAATAAGGCGGAAATTGCAATGGGAGAAAGATATTGTAGAAATTTTGTGTCAAACCATTTTCTGCCCTTATATTTAAAAATCCAATAACGACTAAAAACAGCACAAATTAAAGGCAATCCCACATAAACTAACACCGACAATACGATCGTTTCCCAAGGTACAATTAAATTATTTACTGATAATAACCATTTACCCAAAGGTGCATATAAAAACAACATAGCGGTACTTTGAAAAATTTTTAATCAAAAACTGCTTGAAATCCTCTCAGATTAAAGCATTTACGTCAACACTATAAAAATAGCTGAAACCCTGGTTATAAAAGGAAAGGCTATCAATCGAAGTAAAGTCTTTGATTAATAAAGGTTTGAAACTAATATTTTGATATTTTTTTGTTTAAGTACCGATAGCAAGAGAATTAACTGCTACCATCACTAAAGTATGTGCTTGATTGCCATAGGAAAGATAACCCCACATTAATACCATTGCCGTACAAGGAGCAATACCTAATAAAATACATCCGGCAATGTAAGAGTTTGCCAAAGTAACTTCAACTCCTCTGATAACTTCTGTTTGAGTCAGTAAGGGAAAAAATAAACCACCTAGAAAAAATTGAGCAAAAATAACCATGGTAAAAGGTTTAATTAACCAATTTACGACTAAAGTTAATAAGACAGGTTTTGGAGTTTGTATCGCTTTCATTGCCTGAGAAAAGTCTATTTTTACCATGATAGGATACATCATAAAAAATAAACAAATTGCGATGGGAATAGAAACGTTATATATACTCATTGCATCAAGAGTTTTGGCGACGGTTGGGAAAATTCGCCCTAAACCAATTCCCAAAATAATACAAGCAACAACCCACAAAGTTAAATATTTTTCAAAGAAACTAAGATTATTACCTGCTTTTACCAAAGAGGGCTTTACTGAATTGTCCATAAATACTAATCAAAAAAAATTGTTTTAATATCTGTCATAACTTAACACATATAATGTTATCACTTTTACTAAAACAATAAAACTTGATTTGAATATCTTACATAAAGTTAGTTGTTAGTTTTTTAAACTCATCTTTCACCTTTTAAGCAGGATATGTTATCTCTTTTTTTGTTAAATTAATGTTTAAATCTGCAAATTTATTCGATAAATTTTCGTTTCTGCGCACTCTAATTAAATAGTAACCTTTATTTTTTATAGCCATTGTATTCTGTTTTAATTCACATAGTTTAAAAAAACTAATAGGTAGGCTACATCGATCGTAAACTGTGATATAAATATCGTAAGTTTTGAGAGTAAATTCATCAACTTCAATGATTAATGATTCTCCTTTATCTAAATAATCATAAAAAAATTCAGTATCCGTTGCACCTACGGGCAAAAATTCATTTTTAACAAAAGATTCAGATAAATATTTTCTATATTTAAAAATTGTATAAATATAATAATGAATGGCTAAAAAGTAAAAATTTTTACGGTTAATTAAAGTTTCATAAAATCTATTACTATCTTTAGGTATTTCTTGTTCAAAAGTAATAGTTTCTCCATCAATTTTAACTGCTGGTAAAATTAGTCGATCGAAATAGTTATAATATCTTAAACCAATAGTATATTTACCTTTTTTGAGGTTAATAGAATGCCAATCTTCTTCTTTATTAACTTGATTAGATTCAATAGTTGTTATAGTTTGATAATCAGGAAAATTATAAAAAATAGCAATCCATGATTCACAGGAATTATTTCCAGATTTTAAGTCGATACTTAAAGAATTATTAACAGAAAAAGGGCCTAATGTACCAATAATGGCATGAGTATTCCAACGGGGAGCTTTTGTCATTAATACTCCTAAATTAAGACTAGATGCGACTAAATCATTATCAATAACCCGCCATTGTTTTGATTTTTTCTTGTTAAAAATTAAATATAAAGTATATAAATTTCCTATAAAAAGTTTATTAATTTTAGCAAAAATAAAAGATAAAAAAGCTAAAAGAATATCTAAAGTGAAAAAAAGATTAGCAGTATTCACAATTTTAAATTAATCTTAAAATAAGAGTGGATAAATTTTGTTGTTATGTATCTCTAAATTTGATGAAAAACTATTTTTATTTCATAATACCTTTCTTTAATAATATTAGAAAGCTTTTAAATAGAATTTGGTGAAATCATTTCAAGATTTTCAAGACTAACACTATTAATTTATTCATTGCCTAATTTCCCTATAATATGATGAAGTTGTTTAAGATTTGAAATATAAAGACTTTCTGAATTCAAATCAATATTAATTAAATTCTTATGTTCTAATTTATATATTATTTGAGTACATTCTTCTAAGTTTAATTGAGCTAAATCTGCTAAATTTTGGATAGGAAAATTATAAAGTTTTACCCCTTTTTCTGTTATTTGTCCATATTTATCAGCTAAAGAAATTAAAATTGTAGCGAGTTTTACTTTTCCTGTTTGACGATAAAACTGACAATATTTTTGATATTCTGTTACTCGACTTACCATTAATTTTAAAAAACGGTTTTGTATTTGAGAATCTCTAAATAATATTTGAATAAATCTCTGGGCAGATACTTTTAAAACTT from Geminocystis sp. NIES-3709 encodes the following:
- the truB gene encoding tRNA pseudouridine(55) synthase TruB; translation: MDGFLNLNKPQNFTSHDCVAKLRKILNTKKIGHGGTLDPLATGVLPIAIGKATRLLQFLPTDKAYQAKIRFGIVTTTDDLEGDIISKNSAFDLTLEKITPYLKDFIGEIEQFPPAYSAIKKDGKKLYELARKGEIIDVPKRQVTVSNIEVLNWQDGEFPELDLHIFCGGGTYIRSIARDLGEKIGLGGTLALLNRTLSCGMSLENSYSFDHIIEAKKANRFTLINLDNPLQNLPCIYLEEEESKRWNQGQKILLEEETLNQFYRSYNHLSEFIGISELTIDEKGQLIKPKVVFNNGQ
- a CDS encoding M50 family metallopeptidase, which encodes MNNRDLSSLPQTTFSKEKMGISWLIAATVTTIVLWQFSWGNYILYPFSILATWFHEMGHGLTAMLLGGNFQKLVLFSNGSGVAYHSGHLFLGRIGRALVSAGGLLGPAIAGSLFIISSRRYKTAHYTLMFLGCFLLISVLLWVRSFFGIIAITLWGLGIIYLSYKTDKEVQGFAIQFLGVQAIISCYHQIGYLFMNNAVINGRYMTSDTGQIAKQLFLPHWFWAILIIIATILLLFYSLRIAYFDEYKIYSKKRDNDI
- a CDS encoding DUF6208 family protein: MNTANLFFTLDILLAFLSFIFAKINKLFIGNLYTLYLIFNKKKSKQWRVIDNDLVASSLNLGVLMTKAPRWNTHAIIGTLGPFSVNNSLSIDLKSGNNSCESWIAIFYNFPDYQTITTIESNQVNKEEDWHSINLKKGKYTIGLRYYNYFDRLILPAVKIDGETITFEQEIPKDSNRFYETLINRKNFYFLAIHYYIYTIFKYRKYLSESFVKNEFLPVGATDTEFFYDYLDKGESLIIEVDEFTLKTYDIYITVYDRCSLPISFFKLCELKQNTMAIKNKGYYLIRVRRNENLSNKFADLNINLTKKEITYPA
- a CDS encoding Crp/Fnr family transcriptional regulator gives rise to the protein METQEISELFSLFHNLNTETIEWLLSMAERDSYDSEEVIIAEDSWGKAVYFIVSGWIKLENIYSQEIITVEIIGKGGCVGEAGVLDGINHNSRVVAISDVEVLKVSAQRFIQILFRDSQIQNRFLKLMVSRVTEYQKYCQFYRQTGKVKLATILISLADKYGQITEKGVKLYNFPIQNLADLAQLNLEECTQIIYKLEHKNLINIDLNSESLYISNLKQLHHIIGKLGNE